The proteins below are encoded in one region of Loxodonta africana isolate mLoxAfr1 chromosome 5, mLoxAfr1.hap2, whole genome shotgun sequence:
- the DMP1 gene encoding dentin matrix acidic phosphoprotein 1: MKTSILLVFLWGLSCALPVTRYQNTESKSSEEWKGRLAKTPTLPSENEDPSESSESEEGRGHDDRQYIYRPADGLSRRGGKGGDDKDDDEDDSGDDTFGDEDNGLGPEEGHEGGNVRLQSDEDSADTTQSREDSTPQGEDSDQDTTIESREVDNEGEVNSRPEAGDFTHESESEERWVGGGSEGDSSHGDGFEFDDEEMQSDDPDSVRSDRNNSRMSSASIKSEESKGKSDEQASTQDSDGSQSAENPRRKFFRKSRLSDEDDRSELVDSNTMEEFKSDSSENSSSKEIGLSQSRENKSDSREDSKENQSQEDNQNVQDLSSESSQEADLPPQENSSESQEEVVSESRGDNPDQNTTNHSEEDQEDSDSSEEDNVSKPSNSESESREEQADSDSNESLKSSEESPESVEDENSSSQESLQSQSASTESQSEESQSEQDSQSVEDDDSDSQDSSRSKEDSNSTESKSSSEEDGQSKNTEIESRKLTVDIYHNKPIGDQDDNDCQDGY, from the exons ATGAAGACCAGCATCCTGCTTGTGTTCCTCTGGGGGTTATCCTGCGCTCTTCCAGTAA CCAGGTACCAAAATACTGAATCCAAGAGCTCTGAAGAATGGAAG GGTCGGTTGGCTAAGACACCAACACTGCCCTCG GAAAATGAAGACCCTAGTGAAAGCAGCGAATCAGAGGAGGGCCGGGGCCATGATGATCGTCAATATATTTATAGACCAGCTGATGGTCTCTCTaggagaggaggaaaaggaggagatgataaagatgatgatgaagatgacaGTGGAGATGATACCTTTGGTGATGAGGATAATGGCCTAGGCCCTGAAGAGGGACATGAAGGAGGAAACGTCAGACTCCAAAGTGATGAAGACTCTGCTGACACCACACAATCCAGAGAAGATAGCACCCCACAAGGGGAAGACAGTGACCAAGATACCACTATTGAGAGCAGGGAGGTCGACAATGAGGGCGAGGTGAACAGCAGGCCTGAGGCAGGTGACTTCACCCATGAGAGCGAGAGTGAGGAGCGCTGGGTAGGAGGTGGCAGTGAAGGGGATAGTAGCCATGGGGATGGCTTCGAGTTTGATGACGAGGAAATGCAGAGTGATGATCCAGACAGCGTTAGAAGTGACAGAAACAACTCTAGGATGAGCAGTGCCAGTATCAAATCAGAAGAATCCAAAGGGAAGAGTGATGAACAAGCAAGTACTCAAGATTCAGACGGCAGCCAATCAGCTGAGAATCCCAGAAGGAAGTTTTTCAGGAAGTCCCGCCTTTCTGACGAAGATGACAGGAGTGAGCTTGTGGATAGCAACACGATGGAAGAATTCAAGAGTGACTCCTCAGAAAACAGCAGTTCCAAAGAAATAGGCCTTAGCCAATCCAGAGAAAACAAGAGTGACTCTCGAGAAGACAGCAAGGAGAATCAATCTCAGGAAGACAACCAAAATGTACAAGACCTTAGCAGTGAATCTAGTCAAGAGGCTGACCTCCCACCTCAAGAAAACAGTAGTGAATCTCAGGAAGAGGTAGTGAGTGAGTCCAGGGGTGATAACCCAGATCAAAACACCACCAACCATTCAGAAGAAGACCAGGAGGACAGTGACTCCAGTGAAGAAGACAATGTGAGTAAGCCCTCTAATTCGGAAAGTGAATCCAGAGAGGAGCAAGCTGACAGTGACTCCAATGAGAGCCTCAAATCCTCAGAGGAAAGCCCAGAGTCCGTTGAGGATGAGAACAGTTCTAGCCAGGAGAGTCTTCAGTCTCAGAGTGCCTCCACAGAGAGCCAGAGTGAGGAAAGCCAGTCTGAGCAGGACAGCCAGTCTGTGGAAGATGATGACAGTGATTCTCAGGACAGCAGCAGATCAAAAGAAGACAGCAACTCTACTGAGAGCAAATCGAGCAGCGAAGAAGATGGCCAGTCCAAAAACACTGAGATAGAAAGCAGAAAATTAACAGTTGATATTTATCACAACAAACCCATTGGGGATCAAGATGACAATGACTGCCAAGATGGCTATTAG